From Deinococcus aestuarii, the proteins below share one genomic window:
- a CDS encoding PEGA domain-containing protein, whose product MTQGNTAPLLPFDEPQRTLPAVHDDLSQEMARLRRDYPTRYDEAAKLFKENQEARTDVTAAETLLNKVRALTPPVTLPFARPTDVLPPNPTAGDTLAPDTSQGEETSSRLAQDERDGAQQDDVEGEAPGEALDHEVNEQDGDEELDEAETDGQTSSDAPEATLDDVPALSETPAPPVTWPAGTLGAGMISQLASTLGAGETLSLILARVGNTLLVTVQPAPIKDEPNSTAVPLQVKGLPSALDTQLGVKLEEYREGRSVARDTAHYVATVRAAADAHRQATQNAAKPKAAPSQPATPARQEGHLTVEVSPRDATLVLTDGGGKTHPFQAGKKTALPAGEYTLSLDAPGYEAQTQKLSVKPGKETKTAFVLKKASAPSLF is encoded by the coding sequence GGCAACACCGCACCGCTGCTTCCCTTCGACGAACCCCAGCGCACCCTGCCAGCCGTCCACGACGATCTCAGTCAGGAGATGGCCCGACTCCGCCGGGACTACCCCACTCGTTACGACGAGGCGGCCAAGCTCTTCAAGGAGAATCAGGAGGCCAGGACCGACGTCACTGCGGCCGAAACCCTCCTGAACAAGGTCCGCGCCCTCACTCCGCCCGTCACCCTTCCGTTCGCTCGCCCCACCGACGTCCTGCCCCCCAACCCTACTGCGGGCGACACCCTTGCTCCTGACACCTCCCAGGGCGAGGAGACCAGCTCACGCCTGGCTCAGGACGAGAGGGACGGCGCTCAGCAGGACGACGTCGAGGGTGAAGCTCCGGGCGAAGCCCTGGACCACGAGGTGAACGAACAGGACGGCGACGAGGAACTCGATGAGGCTGAAACCGACGGCCAGACGAGCAGCGATGCGCCCGAGGCGACCCTGGACGACGTGCCCGCCCTGTCAGAGACGCCTGCGCCGCCGGTCACCTGGCCGGCAGGGACGCTGGGCGCCGGGATGATCAGCCAGCTCGCGAGCACCCTCGGGGCAGGGGAGACCCTCAGCCTGATCCTCGCCCGCGTCGGGAACACGCTCCTCGTGACCGTGCAGCCCGCCCCAATCAAGGACGAACCGAACAGTACGGCGGTGCCCCTGCAGGTGAAGGGGCTCCCGAGCGCGCTCGACACCCAGCTCGGCGTGAAGCTCGAGGAGTACCGGGAGGGTCGCAGCGTCGCCCGGGACACCGCGCACTACGTTGCAACCGTCCGAGCCGCTGCCGACGCGCATCGCCAGGCCACCCAGAACGCGGCCAAGCCCAAGGCCGCCCCAAGTCAGCCCGCCACGCCAGCCCGCCAGGAAGGGCACCTCACCGTCGAGGTCTCACCCAGGGACGCCACGCTCGTCCTCACCGACGGGGGCGGGAAGACTCACCCCTTCCAGGCTGGGAAGAAGACGGCCCTGCCCGCTGGCGAGTACACCCTCAGCCTCGACGCCCCGGGCTACGAGGCCCAGACCCAGAAGCTGAGCGTCAAGCCCGGTAAGGAAACCAAGACAGCCTTCGTCCTGAAAAAGGCGAGCGCCCCCAGCCTGTTCTGA
- a CDS encoding PRTRC system protein C — protein sequence MTQSQEVTVTALQRKIVYEGRDLADVNPIASVEDVVKIHALTTPELATAVVEGPELQEGRRVYTVKKRLGTKG from the coding sequence ATGACCCAAAGCCAAGAAGTGACCGTGACCGCACTCCAGCGCAAAATCGTCTACGAGGGCCGCGACCTCGCGGATGTGAACCCCATCGCCAGCGTTGAGGACGTCGTGAAGATCCACGCCCTCACCACCCCCGAACTCGCCACGGCGGTCGTCGAAGGCCCCGAACTTCAGGAGGGGCGGCGTGTCTACACCGTCAAGAAGCGCCTCGGCACGAAAGGCTAA
- a CDS encoding PRTRC system protein B codes for MQLELNALPEVHARVALIVYTDHRQEQGIVMQHALGERDGALYIAEGVNVTRDTIETLLKLNALQTLTLVPEHVVALGVGSLAWVVERQERRLLFQGATDKAVAALDGQVFPQPRLLFVTRGAQMFAYALRGTERPTGDTPLYRAPYFNIFSNHAVCNGSMQRPGAITPENADAWTQAFFYSNFVKPADSQKRWATGGTYRELWDAVREAGEFKDEWLVPAGLALAQALGGQ; via the coding sequence ATGCAACTGGAATTGAACGCGCTGCCCGAGGTACACGCCCGGGTCGCCCTGATCGTCTACACCGACCATCGGCAGGAACAGGGCATCGTCATGCAGCACGCCCTGGGCGAACGGGATGGGGCGCTGTACATCGCCGAGGGTGTCAACGTCACCCGCGACACCATTGAGACCTTGCTCAAACTCAACGCCCTGCAGACCCTGACCCTGGTGCCTGAGCACGTCGTCGCCCTGGGTGTCGGCTCCCTCGCCTGGGTCGTCGAGCGTCAGGAACGGCGATTGTTGTTTCAGGGGGCGACGGACAAGGCCGTGGCCGCCCTGGACGGGCAGGTGTTCCCTCAACCGCGTCTCCTGTTCGTCACCCGGGGCGCGCAGATGTTCGCCTACGCCCTGCGGGGCACGGAGCGTCCAACCGGGGACACGCCCCTGTACCGCGCGCCGTACTTCAACATCTTCAGCAACCACGCGGTCTGCAACGGCAGCATGCAACGCCCCGGGGCCATCACCCCCGAGAACGCCGACGCCTGGACGCAGGCTTTCTTCTACTCGAACTTCGTCAAGCCCGCCGACAGCCAGAAGCGCTGGGCGACGGGCGGCACCTACCGCGAGTTGTGGGACGCCGTGCGGGAAGCCGGCGAGTTCAAGGATGAGTGGCTCGTCCCGGCGGGTCTCGCCCTCGCACAGGCCCTGGGAGGGCAATGA
- a CDS encoding PRTRC system ThiF family protein produces MPHKLPSGFLGRERLKVAVVGVGGTGSEVLTGLTHLHLALRALDHAGLHVTAFDPDEVSHANLVRQRYHHSDLGRNKAEVLVTRVNLACTLDWVAVPLKFSGHRARAPWDLVISCVDSRAARRSLHLAAHGKGRYTCRYWLDCGNDLTTGQVVLGTPREAGKRLKHHLPCATELHPELMDTTTPEEDTPSCSAIEALSRQDLFVGRMVATHALDLLWQLFRHRELTHHARYFELRGAALSSRVC; encoded by the coding sequence ATGCCCCACAAGCTCCCCTCCGGCTTCCTGGGCCGGGAACGCCTGAAGGTCGCCGTCGTCGGTGTGGGTGGGACCGGCAGCGAGGTGTTGACCGGGCTCACCCACCTGCACCTGGCACTCCGGGCACTCGACCACGCCGGCCTGCATGTCACCGCCTTCGACCCGGACGAGGTGAGCCACGCCAACCTGGTCCGCCAGCGGTACCACCACAGCGACCTCGGGCGCAACAAGGCCGAGGTGCTCGTCACCCGCGTGAATCTGGCGTGCACCCTCGATTGGGTCGCCGTCCCCCTCAAGTTCAGCGGTCATCGTGCCCGGGCGCCCTGGGACCTGGTGATCAGTTGCGTCGACTCCCGGGCGGCCCGCAGGAGTTTGCATCTCGCCGCGCACGGAAAGGGCAGGTACACCTGTCGATACTGGCTGGACTGCGGGAACGACCTCACGACCGGGCAAGTCGTCCTGGGGACGCCCCGGGAAGCCGGCAAGCGCCTCAAGCACCACCTCCCCTGTGCGACCGAACTCCACCCCGAATTGATGGATACGACTACACCCGAGGAGGACACGCCGAGTTGCAGCGCCATTGAGGCCTTGAGCCGTCAGGACCTGTTCGTGGGGCGGATGGTGGCGACGCACGCGCTGGACCTGTTGTGGCAACTCTTCCGGCACCGGGAACTTACGCACCACGCCCGGTACTTCGAGTTGCGCGGCGCAGCCCTCAGCAGCCGGGTGTGTTGA